One window of the Lytechinus variegatus isolate NC3 chromosome 3, Lvar_3.0, whole genome shotgun sequence genome contains the following:
- the LOC121410612 gene encoding superoxide dismutase [Cu-Zn]-like, which produces MQYLLAFLSLTSVITSCYCVRIPLFATLRHLQHEIDNLKGEVFLLRQAQEQCHPTEDHQDGKNTDATVTVNFASCRLTKNENGEIVGRVDLREQEGSSKVLEVRLQVDGAKLTLEANSKHGFHVHAYGNISGSCSNTGGHYNPEGVLHGGPTSTQRHTGDLGNVQADASGNINVSFNDTHASLTGDNAIIGRAFVLHAGEDDLGTGGDAGSRATGNAGSRLACCVIGWASGTDWTN; this is translated from the exons ATTGCGTTCGAATACCACTTTTCGCCACCCTCCGTCATCTTCAACATGAGATTGATAATCTAAAGGGTGAGGTATTTCTTCTTCGCCAGGCACAGGAACAATGTCACCCTACTGAAGACCATCAAGATGGAAAGAATACAGATG CGACTGTTACTGTCAATTTCGCCTCATGTCGTCTCACCAAAAACGAGAACGGGGAGATTGTTGGCAGAGTCGATCTTCGAGAACAG GAAGGGAGTTCGAAAGTACTTGAGGTCCGTCTTCAGGTTGATGGTGCGAAGCTCACTTTGGAAGCAAACAGTAAACATGGATTTCACGTACACGCCTATGGTAACATCAGCGGCTCATGCTCAAACACAGGAGGTCATTACAATCCGGAAGGGGTGCTTCATGGAGGACCGACCTCAACTCAGAG ACATACTGGCGATCTCGGCAATGTTCAAGCAGATGCTTCGGGCAATATCAATGTGAGTTTCAATGATACTCATGCATCACTTACAGGAGACAACGCTATCATTGGACGAGCATTTGTG CTTCATGCAGGAGAAGACGACTTGGGTACTGGCGGAGACGCGGGAAGTCGAGCGACGGGTAATGCTGGATCTCGATTGGCTTGCTGTGTCATTGGATGGGCTTCTGGTACAGACTGGACCAACtaa